A single genomic interval of Bos indicus isolate NIAB-ARS_2022 breed Sahiwal x Tharparkar chromosome 5, NIAB-ARS_B.indTharparkar_mat_pri_1.0, whole genome shotgun sequence harbors:
- the KRT74 gene encoding keratin, type II cytoskeletal 74, producing the protein MSRQLNIKSGGDKGGFSGHSAVVLRKVGGSAASYRAPSKGAGAAFGSRSLYSLCRGDLCVPLKVVGSSVRTGGYNFRLGSGYGGVRASSFAGSMFGSVVLGPVCPSMCPPGGIHQVTVNKSLLAPLNVELDPEIQKVRAQEREQIMALNNKFASFIDKVRFLEQQNQVLGTKWELLQQLDLNNCRKNLEPILEGYIGNLRKQLEMLSGDRLRLDLELKGMRDLVEDYKKRYEVEINQRTAAENDFVVLKKDADAAYTVKVELQAKVDSLDKDIKFLKCLYDAEVAQIQTHTSETSVILSMDNNRYLDLDSIIAEVRAQYEDIALKSKAEAEALYQSKIQELQLAAGRHGDDLKHTKNEMSELNRLIQRIRCEIANVKKQCANLETAIADAEQRGDSALKDARAKLDELEAAMHQAKEELARMLREYQELMSLKLALDMEIATYSKLLEGEECWMSGENPSSVSISVISSSASSFGYHPGSSASTDFGASTMASTGTSSSSSTQSWQTRAKGARVGDPKDSQDKSTPVSSRARKAAR; encoded by the exons ATGAGCCGGCAACTGAATATCAAGTCTGGTGGTGACAAGGGGGGCTTCAGTGGGCACTCGGCGGTGGTGCTGAGGAAGGTTGGGGGCAGTGCGGCTTCTTACCGCGCACCCAGCAAAGGAGCTGGTGCTGCCTTTGGAAGCCGAAGCCTCTACAGTCTCTGTAGAGGGGATCTCTGTGTTCCCCTCAAGGTGGTTGGCAGCAGTGTTCGGACTGGAGGTTACAACTTCAGGCTTGGCTCTGGGTATGGAGGGGTCCGGGCCAGCAGCTTTGCCGGCAGCATGTTTGGCAGTGTGGTCCTGGGGCCTGTGTGCCCATCCATGTGCCCACCTGGGGGCATCCACCAGGTCACTGTCAACAAGAGCCTCCTGGCTCCCCTCAACGTGGAGCTGGACCCGGAGATCCAGAAGGTGCGCGCCCAGGAGCGGGAGCAGATCATGGCTCTGAACAACAAGTTCGCCTCCTTCATCGACAAG GTGAGGTTCCTGGAGCAGCAGAACCAGGTGCTGGGGACCAAGTGGGAGCTGCTGCAGCAACTGGACCTGAACAACTGTAGGAAAAACCTGGAGCCCATCCTCGAGGGCTACATTGGCAACCTGCGGAAGCAGCTGGAGATGCTATCTGGGGACCGGTTGAGGCTGGACTTGGAGCTGAAGGGCATGCGGGACCTGGTGGAGGACTACAAGAAGAG GTATGAGGTGGAAATTAATCAGCGCACAGCAGCTGAGAATGATTTTGTGGTGCTCAAGAAG GATGCAGATGCAGCCTACACAGTCAAGGTGGAGCTCCAGGCCAAAGTGGACTCTCTGGACAAAGATATCAAGTTCCTTAAGTGTCTGTATGATGCG GAGGTGGCCCAGATCCAGACTCACACCAGTGAGACCTCTGTCATCCTGTCCATGGACAACAACCGTTACCTGGACTTGGACAGCATCATTGCCGAGGTCCGAGCCCAGTATGAGGACATCGCCCTGAAGAGCAAGGCTGAGGCTGAGGCGCTGTACCAGAGCAAG ATCCAGGAGCTGCAGCTGGCAGCTGGCCGGCACGGGGACGACCTGAAACACACCAAGAATGAGATGTCGGAACTGAACCGGCTCATCCAGAGGATCCGCTGTGAGATTGCAAATGTGAAGAAGCAG tgtGCCAATCTGGAGACGGCCATCGCCGATGCCGAGCAGCGGGGAGACAGTGCCCTGAAGGATGCCAGGGCCAAGCTGGATGAATTGGAGGCTGCCATGCACCAGGCCAAGGAGGAGTTGGCCCGGATGCTGCGTGAATACCAGGAGCTCATGAGCCTGAAGCTGGCCTTGGACATGGAGATCGCCACCTATAGCAAGCTGCTGGAGGGCGAGGAGTGCTG GATGTCTGGGGAGAATCCCTCCTCTGTGAGCATTT CCGTCATCAGCAGCAGTGCAAGCAGCTTCGGCTACCACCCTGGATCCTCGGCCAGCACTGACTTTGGGGCCAGCACCATGGCCAGCACAGGGACCAGCAGCTCCAGCAGCACCCAAAGCTGGCAGACCAGGGCCAAAGGGGCACGAGTGGGAGACCCCAAGGACTCCCAAGACAAGAGCACCCCAGTCAGCAGCCGGGCAAGGAAAGCTGCCCGGTAA